GCCGGGACGCTCGCCCACCGGGGCGCCGTCCTGCTCGTGGTCGGGTTCTTCGTGCTGCCGTTCTACATCATGCTCACCAATGCCCTGAAGCCCGAGGTCCACATCAACGCGTCGCCCCCCGTGTTCGTCTTCCGTCCGACCCTCGACCACTTCGTGGAGGTCTTCCGCCGGTATCCCTTCGTCAGCTACATGGTCAACAGCGCCGTGATCTCGGTCAGCGCCACTCTGTTCGGGTTCCTGATCGGCGTGCCGGCCGCCTACGCCATCGCCCGCTACGACCTCCGCCGGGTCCTGACGACGTTCCTGGCCGTCCGCATGATTCCCTACGTCAGCCTGCTCATTCCGTGGTACCTGATGGCCCAGCGGACGGAGACCGTGGACACCTACCCGCCGATGATCCTGACCCACCTGGTGTTCACGGTGCCCTACGCGGCGATGATCCTGGTCGGCTTCTTCGAGGACATCCCCCGGGCACTCGAGGAAGCGGCCTGGATCGACGGCTGCTCGCGGATGGGAGCGTTCGTGCGCATCGCCCTCCCGCTCACGCTCCCCGGGATCGTCGCCGCCGCGGTGATCGCCTTCACCTACTCGTGGAACAACTTCCTGTTCGCCCTGGTGCTGACCGGGGCCCGGACCAAGACGCTGCCGATCGCGGTGTACGGCTTCATGAGCTCCGATCATATGGACTGGGGCGGGCTCTCGGCCGCGGCCACGCTCATCACGGCGCCAGTCCTCGTCTTCGTGTTCTTCGTCCAGCGGCACCTGGTCCGCGGCCTGGTGGCCGGCGCCGTCAAGTGAGGCAGCGAACCCAACCTGGCCACTCGGGCAAGCCCGCCAAGCCTACGCGCGGCGGGGACGCCTGTGACGCCGCTCCGCGTCACGGACCGCGGGTCGATGTGGTATGGTAGCGGTCACGATGAAGCTTACCGTCGTCCTTGCCCCAGAGCCTGGTCACGGCTACTCGGTGATTTGCCCCGCCGTTCACGGCTGCGTTTCCCAAGGCAGGACCCTCGAGGAGGCCCTTGCCAACATCCGCGA
This is a stretch of genomic DNA from Candidatus Methylomirabilota bacterium. It encodes these proteins:
- a CDS encoding carbohydrate ABC transporter permease, whose translation is MELLTRRIGRRAGTLAHRGAVLLVVGFFVLPFYIMLTNALKPEVHINASPPVFVFRPTLDHFVEVFRRYPFVSYMVNSAVISVSATLFGFLIGVPAAYAIARYDLRRVLTTFLAVRMIPYVSLLIPWYLMAQRTETVDTYPPMILTHLVFTVPYAAMILVGFFEDIPRALEEAAWIDGCSRMGAFVRIALPLTLPGIVAAAVIAFTYSWNNFLFALVLTGARTKTLPIAVYGFMSSDHMDWGGLSAAATLITAPVLVFVFFVQRHLVRGLVAGAVK